DNA sequence from the Thiobacillus sp. SCUT-2 genome:
TCACGACGCTCGACCGGCTCAGCGAGCGGGTCGGCGCGCGCTGCAGCGAAATGGCGGTGTCGGTCCGCAGCACGGTGAACCAGCGTCACATGGAAAGTGGCGACGTCGAACTATTTTGAGCATGCAACGCGGGCGAGCCGCGATTGATGAAGGCAGCAGGAGCAGAAATGACGAAAACAATATTGGCGGTGGATGACTCGGGTTCGCTCCGGCAGATGGTCGCGTTCAGCCTGAAGGCCGCGGGCTACGGCGTGATCGAGGCGATCGACGGCGAGGACGGGCTGAAGAAAGCGAAGCAGCAGACCGTTGACCTGGTGCTGACCGACCAGAACATGCCCGGCATGGATGGCCTGAGCCTGATCAAGGCGCTGCGTGCGCTGAAAACCTACCAGAGCGTCCCGATCCTGATGCTGACGACCGAATCGGGCGACGACATCAAGGCGATGGGCCGGGCCGCGGGCGCCAACGGCTGGCTGGTCAAGCCCTTCGATCCGGCGCGCCTGACCGAAGTGGTGAAGAAGCTGATCGGCTGAGCCATGTGGCCATCGGACCTGCTGCAAGACTTTGACGGAGTTGAACAATGACGATTGACATGAGCCAGTTCTACCAGGTGTTCTTCGACGAAGCCGATGAACTGCTCGCCGAAATGGAGAAGCTGCTGCTGGCGGTCGACGTGAGTGCGCCTGACAGCGAGGATCTCAACGCGATCTTCCGTGCCGCGCATTCGATCAAGGGGGGGGCCGCGACCTTCGCGTTCACCGACATCACCGAGGTGACCCACATCCTGGAGTCGCTGCTCGACCGCATCCGCAAGGGCGAGATGGCGCTGACCCCCGAGCACGTGGACGCGTTCCTGGCCGCCAAGGATGTCCTCGCGATGCTGATGGATGGCCATCACCACGGCACCAGCGTCGACCAGGGCGCCGTCGACGGCATCTGCCAGCGCCTCAAGCTGCTGTCGCAGGGCGCGGTGGCGGAACCGCACGCCGCCACGGCGGCGCCCGAGCCCGCGCCTGCCCCCGCACCCGTCGCGGCGCCCGTCGCGGATGCGGACGGCAACTTCCGCTACCGGATCGAACTGCCCGTCGTGCCGCAGAAGGACGTCGACGCGCTGGCCACCGAGCTGGGCCTCCTCGGCACGATCACGCGGGACACGCTGCCCGACCAGCGCGCCGTGTTTACCTTGAGCACCGGCGAGAGCCAGGACAACATCGTCGCGATCTGCTCCTTCGTGCTCGATCCCGACGATCTCAAGATCACGTACGCCGAGGCGGGCACGCCGGCGGCTTCGCCGGCCGCCGCCGATCCGGGCTACGGGCTGTTCGAGCCCGAGACGCCGGCACCCGCCGAGAAGCCGGTCGCGGCAGCCGACGCGTCGGCCCCGAATGCTGCGCAGGCCCCGGCCACGCCCGCCGGCGAGGTCAAGAACTGGGGGCGGCGTGCAACCGACAAGGAGGGCGCCAGCCAGGAATCGTCGTCGATCCGCGTCGGCGTCGAGAAGGTCGACCAGCTCATCAACCTCGTCGGCGAGCTGGTGATCACGCAGGCCATGATCGAACAGCGCATCGCCGCGCTCGACCCCATCGTCCACGAGCGCCTGCTCAACAGCGCCAGCCAGCTGGCGCGCAACACGCGCGATCTGCAGGAAGCCGTCATGTCGATCCGCATGATGCCGATGGATTACGTGTTCTCGCGCTTCCCGCGCATGGTCCGCGATCTCGCCGGCAAGCTGGGCAAGAAGGTCGAATTCGCCACCCGCGGCGCCGCGACCGAGCTCGACAAGGGGCTGATCGAGCGCATCGTCGACCCGCTCACCCACCTGGTGAGAAACAGCGTCGATCACGGCATCGAGATGCCCGAGAAGCGCCGCGCCGCCGGCAAGAGCGAAACCGGCAAGCTCACGCTGTCGGCCGCGCACCAGGGCGGCAACATCGTGATCGAGGTGACCGACGACGGCGGCGGCCTGAACCGCGAGAAGATTCTTGCCAAGGCGCGGCAGCAGGGCATGACCGTGTCGGACAGCCTGCCGGATGCCGATGTCTGGCAGCTCATCTTCGCGCCGGGCTTCTCGACCGCCGAGGTCGTGACCGACGTCTCCGGCCGCGGCGTCGGCATGGACGTGGTCAAGCGCAACATCACCGCGATGGGCGGCAACGTCGACATCCGCTCGACCCCGGGTACCGGCACGACGATTGCGATCTCGCTGCCGCTGACGCTGGCGATCCTCGACGGCATGTCGGTCAAGGTCGGCGAGGAGATCTACATCCTGCCGCTGGGGTATGTCGTCGAGTCGTTGCAGCCGGCGGCGATCGACGTCAAGGAAGTCGCGGGCCAGGGCAAGGTCGTCAAGGTCCGCGAGGAGTACCTGCCGCTGATCCCGCTGTATCAGATCTTCGCAATCGAGCCGCGCGTCGAAGACCCCTCGCAGGGCATCATCGTGATCCTCGAGACCGAAGGCAAGAAGGCGGCCCTGCTGGTCGACAGCCTCGTCGGGCAGCAGCAGGTCGTGGTCAAGAACCTGGAGTCCAACTTCCGCAAGGTGGCGGGAATTTCCGGCGCCACCATCCTGGGCGACGGCGGCGTGTCGCTGATCCTCGACGTATCCGCCCTGCTGCGCTCCAGCCGCCAGCTGAACGCCAGCACCGTATTTTTCTGAGACGACCCCGGCCCGCGGCGGTTCACCCGCGGGCCCATCTGAAAGGACGCGCACCATGTCATACACCACCCAGACGCAGACCCTCAGTGCGGCGGCGGGAGACGCCGCCGGAACCGAGTACCTCGCGTTCACCCTCGGGCGCGAGGAATACGGCATCGACATCCTGCGGGTACAGGAAATCCGCGGCTACGAGCCGGTGACCCGGATCGCGAACGCGCCCGACTTCATCAAGGGCGTGGTCAACCTGCGCGGCACCATCGTTCCCGTCGTCGACATGCGCATCAAGTTCAACCTGGGCACGCCGACCTACGACCAGTTCACCGTCGTGATCATCCTCAGCATCGGCGGCCGCGTCGTCGGCATGGTGGTCGACAGCGTGTCGGACGTCACGACGCTCACGGCGGAGCAGATCAAGCCGGCGCCGGAGATCGGCACCGCGTTCGACACCGACTATCTGATCGGTCTCGGCACCCTCGACACCCGGATGCTGATCCTCGTGGACATCGAGAAGCTGATGTCGAGCGAGGAAATGGGCCTGATCGAGAAGATGGCGGCGTGAGCGGCCGCCAAACGAATTACGCACAACACAAATCAATCGGGGAGTAGGAATTGTTTAGAGATCTGACAATCAAGTCGCGCCTGATCTTCATGCTTGTCTTCATGGCGATCATGCTGATCGTCGGCAGCTTCATGGGCCTCGGTGGCATGGCCGCGAACGAAGAAGGGCTCAGGACCGTCTACGAGGACCGCACGATCCCGCTCGGCGAGATCAGCGCGATCGAGTCGATGCTGATGCAGAACCGCCTGGCGATTACCGCCGCCGTGGCAGACGCCACCCCCGAGATGATCGCTGCGGCGAGCGCCACGGTCGAGCGGAACATTGCGACGATCACCCAAACGTGGGAAGCGTACATGGCCGCGTCGCACACGCCGGAGGAGAAGGCGCTGGCCGACAAGTTCACAGCTGACCGCAAGCGTTTCGTCGTCGAGGGACTTCAGCCTGCCGTCGCGGCCTTGAAGGCCAACGATGTGGAGGGCGCCAAGCAGGTCATCGTGACCAAGATCCGGCCGCTGTTCGATCCCGTCGCAGAGGGGATCCGCAGCCTCAACGCCCTGCAACTGAAGGTGGCGAAGCAGGAGTATCAGACGGCGCACGAACGCAGCGTGAACACGCGCAATCTGGCGCTCGTCGGCACGATCGGTGGCCTTGCGCTGCTGGCATGGATCGGCTTCATGCTGATCCGCTCGATCACCCGTCCGCTGAACGCGGCGGTGAAGCTGGCGCGCAGCGTCGCCGAGGGTGACCTGACGCAGCGCATCGAGGCTCATTCGACCAATGAAGTCGGCCAGCTGATGCAGGCGCTGAAGGACATGAACGACAACCTCGTCAAGGTCGTCGGCCAGGTGCGCGTGGGGACCGATACGGTCGCAACCGCCTCGACCCAGATCGCGGCCGGCAACCTCGATCTTTCGTCGCGGACCGAGGAACAGGCCTCCAGCCTCGAGGAGACCGCCTCCTCGATGGAAGAGCTGACCAGCACCGTCAAGCAGAACGCCGAGAACGCGCGGCAGGCGAACCAGCTGGTGGTTTCCACCGCCGACGTCGCGGCCAAGGGCGGCGCCGTCGTCGGGCAGGTCGTCGACACCATGGCCTCCATCAAGGACAGCTCGCGCAAGATCGCCGACATCATCGGCGTCATCGACGGCATCGCCTTCCAGACCAACATCCTCGCGCTCAACGCCGCGGTCGAGGCCGCACGCGCCGGCGAACAGGGACGCGGCTTCGCCGTCGTCGCCAGCGAGGTGCGCAGCCTCGCGCAGCGCAGCGCGAGCGCCGCCAAGGAGATCAAGACCCTGATCGAGGACTCCGTCGGCAAGGTCGACGCCGGCAGCGAACTCGTCGACGAAGCCGGCAAGACCATGGACGAGATCGTCACCTCGGTGAAGCGGGTGACCGACATCATGAGCGAGATTGCGGCGGCGAGCCAGGAGCAGAGCGCCGGGATCGAGCAGGTCAACCAGGCCATCGCGCAGATGGACGAAGTGACGCAGCAGAACGCTGCGCTGGTCGAAGAGGCGGCCGCGGCCTCGGAGAGCCTGCAGGACCAGGCGGCCAAGCTGGCCGAGGCGGTGGCCGTGTTCAAGGTCGCGGCGGGCGCCACCAGCGCTCCGGCCAGCGTCGCCGCCCGGGCCGAGGCCGTCGTGGCCTTGCCCGCCGCGCGCAAGTCTGGCAGGGCGGCATCGCGCGCCGCGACGGTCGTGCCGATGGAACGGCCGAAGAAGGTGGCTGCTGCGGCCGGTGGCGGCAACGAG
Encoded proteins:
- a CDS encoding response regulator — translated: MTKTILAVDDSGSLRQMVAFSLKAAGYGVIEAIDGEDGLKKAKQQTVDLVLTDQNMPGMDGLSLIKALRALKTYQSVPILMLTTESGDDIKAMGRAAGANGWLVKPFDPARLTEVVKKLIG
- the cheA gene encoding chemotaxis protein CheA, whose amino-acid sequence is MTIDMSQFYQVFFDEADELLAEMEKLLLAVDVSAPDSEDLNAIFRAAHSIKGGAATFAFTDITEVTHILESLLDRIRKGEMALTPEHVDAFLAAKDVLAMLMDGHHHGTSVDQGAVDGICQRLKLLSQGAVAEPHAATAAPEPAPAPAPVAAPVADADGNFRYRIELPVVPQKDVDALATELGLLGTITRDTLPDQRAVFTLSTGESQDNIVAICSFVLDPDDLKITYAEAGTPAASPAAADPGYGLFEPETPAPAEKPVAAADASAPNAAQAPATPAGEVKNWGRRATDKEGASQESSSIRVGVEKVDQLINLVGELVITQAMIEQRIAALDPIVHERLLNSASQLARNTRDLQEAVMSIRMMPMDYVFSRFPRMVRDLAGKLGKKVEFATRGAATELDKGLIERIVDPLTHLVRNSVDHGIEMPEKRRAAGKSETGKLTLSAAHQGGNIVIEVTDDGGGLNREKILAKARQQGMTVSDSLPDADVWQLIFAPGFSTAEVVTDVSGRGVGMDVVKRNITAMGGNVDIRSTPGTGTTIAISLPLTLAILDGMSVKVGEEIYILPLGYVVESLQPAAIDVKEVAGQGKVVKVREEYLPLIPLYQIFAIEPRVEDPSQGIIVILETEGKKAALLVDSLVGQQQVVVKNLESNFRKVAGISGATILGDGGVSLILDVSALLRSSRQLNASTVFF
- a CDS encoding chemotaxis protein CheW — its product is MSYTTQTQTLSAAAGDAAGTEYLAFTLGREEYGIDILRVQEIRGYEPVTRIANAPDFIKGVVNLRGTIVPVVDMRIKFNLGTPTYDQFTVVIILSIGGRVVGMVVDSVSDVTTLTAEQIKPAPEIGTAFDTDYLIGLGTLDTRMLILVDIEKLMSSEEMGLIEKMAA
- a CDS encoding methyl-accepting chemotaxis protein, whose amino-acid sequence is MFRDLTIKSRLIFMLVFMAIMLIVGSFMGLGGMAANEEGLRTVYEDRTIPLGEISAIESMLMQNRLAITAAVADATPEMIAAASATVERNIATITQTWEAYMAASHTPEEKALADKFTADRKRFVVEGLQPAVAALKANDVEGAKQVIVTKIRPLFDPVAEGIRSLNALQLKVAKQEYQTAHERSVNTRNLALVGTIGGLALLAWIGFMLIRSITRPLNAAVKLARSVAEGDLTQRIEAHSTNEVGQLMQALKDMNDNLVKVVGQVRVGTDTVATASTQIAAGNLDLSSRTEEQASSLEETASSMEELTSTVKQNAENARQANQLVVSTADVAAKGGAVVGQVVDTMASIKDSSRKIADIIGVIDGIAFQTNILALNAAVEAARAGEQGRGFAVVASEVRSLAQRSASAAKEIKTLIEDSVGKVDAGSELVDEAGKTMDEIVTSVKRVTDIMSEIAAASQEQSAGIEQVNQAIAQMDEVTQQNAALVEEAAAASESLQDQAAKLAEAVAVFKVAAGATSAPASVAARAEAVVALPAARKSGRAASRAATVVPMERPKKVAAAAGGGNEEWEEF